GTCGATGTTTTCAGAACCTGTCGATGCTGGCGATTTTGGAAACGGACAGTCAGTACTCGTACATACTCTTTATATGTCGATGTTTTCAGAACCTGTCGATGCAGGCAATTGTAGTAACGGACAGCCTGTACACGTTCCTGCTGTTTAACTATGATCAAGAGCAGTTCAGTATCCAACCCGACAGCTATACGCCAGTTGCCGCTGGATATACCTATCCCGGGAACTTTTCCGGCAAAGTTCTTGCCAACAGGAGCAACTTCACGAACCTTAAGAAAGGCTCGAATGTCTCCCCAGGTCCGTTTGATTTATCAATACAATCTTACATTAAAAGTCATGACTTTGGccagtattatttattttcttaggTATTTTTACAATTGTAGATGACCTCAAATAATTTTGGTAGTGTTTTAATTAGATTAATTGAGTAATACTATCttcattaatttaataactTACACAATGATTATAGTGTATTGTGTATATTCCTGTCGTTTATTTTCGATACAGCACAAGACGCACATTTGTAAATCATCCTACCTTACTTACTTTTACAATTTCAGCGGTCAAAGGCCGTTGGCTGTACAACGTCACGTACATCACTGACGACATGTGGGACGAGGCGAGATGCCGGAAGTTCCACGAAAACCAAGACTTGAAAACATGGACGCGAGAACAGCTTAAAAACTCATATCCTTGTCCTTGTTACGAACAAGACATGAAAGAGGTAACGGAATATCATAAACCGattaatatatgaactataaATGGTCCAAATAACATTTATTGGAGATGGCATTAGTTTGGTTAATCATCAGACAAACTTTGAATGATTAATTTTTTCTTACCCTTTTACTTCGCCCAGTTGTCATATGATAACAGGAAATAtcttattaaaatgaatgatcCAAACGAAACGAAATAGTTACGTTTGAAGTCAATGAAaacgatattttgttttattctaaaattgaaatgttgtaTCATGTGTTGATATGCGAAACATTTTAACTCGGACCGATTGAAACATCTTTCACATGTATCATGCTATTTTATTGGCCTTTATATACGActtatgtttgtaataaatacGTTTAATTTGAAGGACTACACCTTCAAACAAAATGACAGTCTTTGGACGAACAGGGACCAGTATACCCACTGTTACGAGTCGTGGTTCTTCAATCCATACGAAATCAAACAGCGCTGCTGCTATCGGTATTTAATCGACTTTCTTACTGATAGTATTCACAATTACATTGGCTGTGCAAGCAGGCGTGCAGTTTGGGCAAAAGTACACAACTAGTGTAAAAGAGTATATGATGTAAACcatttaacataatattgtttgaGAAGCTCGTGTAATCTTTCAACCGATTATACTTTTTTGCGTTcagaatatgaaataaaaaacgtaTAGAAGCAATGGCAAAGTGTTCGACATATGATTATGACGAAGTAAtacaatgcaatatatatacTGATGCatgaatatatgaaataatttaaacagtGGATAAACACGGCTTGTAGTGTTCACAATGTACCATGTTTAAGAGTGTTTACTGTTTCgtctatatattataattatcgCCTATATCGGAGCGGTAACAAGAAGGCGAACTATACCCATACAGTTACTTAATTAGGGCCTTGCTTAAATCGTAGAACACAATAACGTTACCCATATGCGCTGAAGCATGTCAATAAATCAGCTTGCTGGTGCGGTATCTTTTACTAAACAAATCATAATATGTTGCAAACCGTCGTACCATGGCACTACCTAACATGTTTCAGATTCGGCGAATTGCGTAAGGAATATCCCTTCGCAATAGGAGCCGAGTACAATAACCCTAATAATTTGATTCTGGAGGCCGGTTTTCGACAGTGCTGCTCAGCGGTAAACAGGCAGCGGTACTGTCACCTATACTATGACGTCAACCCGCCCGACGACTGTTCAAGCTGGTCCCCCGACGACGAAGGCGTTGTAAAACGCGCTGTTCGCAAAGTCATGGAATTTGTTGGACTGTCTAAGGCATAGTCTTTCTGGATACAGACTATATAGTTTGTATGCGTGGATATTTACTTATATGATAAAAGTCATGAAtgtttgtgaatattatattaaaactgacttgtgttgtaaatatgttataagatgtttaaaattatagtgTTTTCTTTAATTGGATGACAATTTCAGCGATACCCAAGGCCAATTATGTTTGGCAAATGCTAAAGACAAATAACCTTTAATCTTTTTTAAAGGAGAAAGCTTGTGATATTTACAAATTCGCACATGGTTTCGACAATGTTTGTATAATGCTTTTGAGAATGTGTATGctcgttcatgttttt
The DNA window shown above is from Mya arenaria isolate MELC-2E11 chromosome 6, ASM2691426v1 and carries:
- the LOC128236772 gene encoding uncharacterized protein LOC128236772, which produces MPGYELIKQQNLSMQAIVVTDSLYTFLLFNYDQEQFSIQPDSYTPVAAGYTYPGNFSGKVLANRSNFTNLKKGSNVSPAVKGRWLYNVTYITDDMWDEARCRKFHENQDLKTWTREQLKNSYPCPCYEQDMKEDYTFKQNDSLWTNRDQYTHCYESWFFNPYEIKQRCCYRFGELRKEYPFAIGAEYNNPNNLILEAGFRQCCSAVNRQRYCHLYYDVNPPDDCSSWSPDDEGVVKRAVRKVMEFVGLSKA